From the genome of Legionella beliardensis:
CATACCAGCCATCATCTGGTTCAGCCGCATATATTGCACTGCTTGCAAGCATAGTACTTGCAATACTTAATCGCATAATTAAATTCATAAACTAGCCCTTATTTATAAATATGTTCATTAAAACGGTAGATAACTCCAACAGTAGCTAAATTGGCTTGGAAGACTTTGCCTAATGCATCTACGCGATTGGTTCCAATATAACGATAAGCGATATTAAGTGCGTAGTTTTCTTCGAAATTATAGGTAAAGCCAAACGTAGCTTGGTAAGCAAAAACATTACTAGAATTGCGATAATAGGTATAGGCAGGATAAGTAGTAGAATAAGAATAGGTAGGATAATAAAAATTGCGGCTACTCAAGCTTCCTTTAATCCAACCATAGCCAATGCCTACTCCCAGAAAGGGGGAAATGGCTTCGACCATATCAGGAAAATCATAATATGCATTAGCCATTGCAAAGATAGCATCTGTATTGCCACTGGCATGGGTTTGACGAATATCATTGACATAAAATCTTCTCAAGTCAGCATTGAGATAAGTTAATTCCCCTTCATAGCGGATTTGATTCGCTTGCAAACCAAGCCGCCCACCAACTTCATAACCAAACTCATAAGAGGCATCAGTAAATGCAAGTCCATATTTATGGACACTAAGATTATCAAATAGATAATTAGTACCTGAAAAGATACTTGAATACCAACCATTGATTGGTGTTGCGCTCATTGCTGTAGTAGCAAATAGCAATGCGCTTGAAAAAAATGCAATTTTCATGACATCCCTTCTTATTATTTTTAAGCTACCTCATGTTAGCGATTTACTTTCATTTTGCAAGCAGCATTTATCGATTATCTTCTACGTGTAGATGAAGATCTATGGTCAACATGAATATCATGCTAATTTGGATATGGATCCCGCCTGCACGGGAAGGTATTCGGCTAGCGGCAAAACGCTATCCCATAGCGGGTTATATCGAATTCACGTTACTTAAAGCCCGAGGTAATTGGAAAGCGCCAGTCACGGCCAAATGCGCGTGAGCTAATTTTAATGCCTGGGGGAGCTTGGCGGCGTTTGTATTCGTTGCGTTTAATTAAGCGAATCACTTTACGCACTACTTCGGTATCATATCCTTTAGTAATAAGTGCTTCCGTATCAAGATTGTTTTCCATATAAGCTGTAATGATGGCATCAAGGATTGGATAATCGGGTAAACTGTCTTGATCAGTTTGGTTTGTTACTAGTTCAGCGGAAGGCGCGCGGGTAAGGACACGCTCTGGTATGACTGGGGACAATTGATTACGATAATGAGCTAGAGCATATACTTGCGTTTTTAACACATCTTTCAATACAGCAAAGCCACCCGCCATATCGCCATACAAAGTAGCATAACCAACTGCCGTCTCGCTTTTATTACTTGTTGTTAAGACGAGATTTCCTTTTTTATTTGATAAGGCCATTAAAAATAAACCACGAATGCGTGCTTGAATATTCTCCTCAGTAATGTCTTTAGGTAATCCAGCAAAGGTTGGTTCTAAGGTAGTTAAAATGCTTTCAAATACAGATTCAATTGGTAATAATTCGCTTTTAATACCTAGCGCCTCAATTTGTAGCTGGGCATCAGTATTACTCATTTCAGCCGTATAACGAGATGGCATCATCACGGCTTGCACCCGATTTGGTCCTAAGGCATCAACTGCAATGGCTAATGTTAATGCAGAATCAATACCACCTGAAAGGCCTAGTAAGACGCCGGGAAAATTATTTTTTTCCACATAATCCTTGGTGCCACAAATTAAGGCTTTATAAATTAATTCATTTAAGTCTAACAACGGAGTGATAGGGCCTGTTAATTTTTTTTCATGTAAGGTAACGGTGGTGAATTCTTCTTTAAACGCTGCTGCGCGAGCACACACCTTACCCGTTTCATCCATAGCAAAGGATTGCCCATCAAACACTAGCTCATCTTGTCCACCCACAGCATTAACATACAGAAGAGGAGCTCCTTTTTTAACATGTTCACGAATTAAATCTTCGCGTAACTGATACTTATTATATTCAAAAGGAGACGCGTTAATACAAATGATGGTATCGGCGCCAGCCGTAATGAGTTCATCAACGGGTTGTTTAAGCCAGACATCTTCACAAATACAAAGACCGACTTGGTAGCCTTCAATTGTTACAATACATGGCTTAGATTGGCCGGAGACAAAATAACGTATTTCATCAAACACGCCATAATTTGGTAAAGCTTGTTTGTGATAGATTGCAAACCTTTCACCACGAAAATAAATGCTTGCAGAATTAAAGCAGCGATTACCCTGCAAAGTAGGGTGGCCAAGAATTACATAACAATCGTTGACAACGCTGGCAATTTTATCTAGGGCTTTAGCGATTTGAGCATGAAATTCAGGTCTTAAAAGCAAATCTTCAGCCGGATAACCACTGATAATGAGTTCAGGAAAAACGATAATATCATGCTCTTCTTGATAATGAAGTATGATACTAATTACTTTATCAGTATTAGCATCAATGGCCGCAACAGTTGGGTTAATTTGCGCCATTAATACATTTAATTGTTTAGCCATTGTAGTTATAAGAAAAATAATCAGTCTAGTATAGTTTATAGTTCAAAGTGAAATTAATGTATATGATTATAGCAATTTTTTAGGCTGACTTTGGTGCATCCTGAACAGTTTAAAAACTAGTCTAATGAATAAAAAATTTATTTAATTTAAATATTGTCACTATTTTACTATAATAATCGGTTTATTTTTAATGTGGCCTAAATTATGTTGAAAGATGCGTTATCACGGATGGCTGACGTTTTTTTACCTACCGTTTTAATGCATGGTTTGGACTATCAAAAAAAAGGTTTTGTATTAAACATTCGCTTAAGTGAGGGTTTACTTAAAGCGCGCGTAAAAGACCCCTCCAGTCAGATTTATGATGTTCATATAGATTTAAAAATTTGGCCAAAACAGCCGGCTCGTTGTAGCTGCCAGGCTAAAAATTGTAAACATGCAGCAGCTAGCCTGTTTGCTTTACAAGCTAAAGAAAAAATTGAGATGAAGGTTATTAAGCCAGCGGTGCATGCAGAAAACTTACCATTTGGCCAACAGTTATCATTTATTAATAACCACAATAAAAAGGCCATTAGCGCTACCCATGACGTAGTTTACCTACTTGAGACAGAATTACAGGCAACTCGCGTTACAGCTCATCTAGCATTAGCTAGGCGCTTAAAAAGCGGTAGGTTAAGTAAAAAAATTATTTTTCATACTATTACCGAAAGTCGCAAGCAATTTTTTACTGAACTAGATGATGAAATTATTACCACGTTAGCGCTAAGAAATCATGTGCACGGTTGGTTTGAGCGACTAATTATTCCTACTAGCGTTTTGTTACAAAAAATTCTTTTAACACGAAGGGCTTATTTTAAAGACGTTAACGAGCCTGTTGCTTTTAAAGTTGATGATGAAGTGACATTCCATTGGCAATTAGATATTGATGGTACCCAGCATTTAATCATTGGAGAAAAGCAAGATTTACTCATGCCAATTTTGCTAGATAAGCTTTGGTATTATAATGAACAGGAACAAATTTTAGCAGAGCTAACAACTTCTTATCAAAGTGAACACTTAAAATGGCTTCTAAGTTTGCCACCTGTTTCTATTGCTAAAGCACATGACGTAGCGGCAGCAATAGATAAAGTTAATTCAGAGTTACCTAAGCCTAAAATTTACGAAAACAAACTAATTAAAGAGATAAAGCCTATACCAATTCTTATATTAGATGCAAAAGAGTTAGAGATTGATAAGTTAGATCCCTTAGGCACCTTTGATTCTAAAAATTATATTATTACTTGTGATTTATTGTTTGATTACAGAGGTATTCGTATTTCAGGGCGGGAAAATTATAAGCAACTCTACTATGAGCAAGGTAGCGATTTAATTGAGATAAACAGAGACTTTGTATTTGAGCAACACACGTTAGCTTATTATGAATCGCTTTTACTAAAATATGATAGTTTATATAGTCAAGACATTCATCAATTTTTAACAAATGCTGTAGTATTAAAAGATTATAGCTATGCATCAGATATAGCGAAATTACATGCTGAATTAGTACCTATTTTAAAAAATAAGGGATGGTTTGTTGAATTTAATCATGATATTTTTGCGGAAGAATTTAGCATCGATGCAGTTAAATGGTACTCTGAATTTCAAGAGCAGGGGAATGATTTTTTTTCCTATCAATTAGGTATTTTAGTCGAAGGGAAACCTGTTAATATTATCCCTTTAATTGCTAAATTAATACCTAAGTTGAAAGCAGTTAATTTAGAAGAACTATCAGATGAAAAACAAGTTGCCTTATTATTACCTCAGCAAAAAAGATTGCAAATTCCACTCGGCCGAATTAAACCTCTTCTGCGGTTTTTACTGCAATATGTGACGCAATTTAATCCTCTAGATGAGCAATTAAAAATTAATCATTATCAGCTTATGTTAATGTATGAAACAGAGCAAGCGTTTGCTACAACCTCTTTACGTTGGCAAGAAGCTGGAGCTATTGGGCAGAAAATTAAACAATTAATGAATCCTGCTGCTTTTAAAGAAAATTCTATTCCTCAAGGATTAACCGTTCATTTACGCGATTACCAGCAGCATGGCCTGGCTTGGTTACAATCGTTACGGCGAGGTAAATTTGGTGGGGTATTAGCAGATGATATGGGTTTGGGAAAGACAATCCAAACCTTAGCCCATCTACAGTTAGAGAAAGAACAAGGGCGTATGCAGCAAGCCTCTTTAATTATTGCGCCCACAAGTATTATTGCTAACTGGTATGAAGAAGCTAAGCGATGTACACCAAATTTAAGGGTTTTAGTATTTCATGGTAGCGGCCGACAAGAAGAAAATTTTGATGATTACGATCTTATTGTATCTACTTACAGTTTAATTCAGCGAGATAAAACTAGATTTACTAATTATCAATTTTATTATTGCATCTTGGATGAGGCACAATTTATTAAAAATGCTCGTGCTAAAGTAACCCAAATTATTCTACAAATTAAAGCTCATCAGCGACTTTGTTTATCAGGCACACCGCTTGAAAATCACTTAGGTGAGCTTTGGTCACTTTTTCATTTTTTAATACCAGGATTATTAGGCGATGGTAAGTATTTTCGTAAATTTTTTAGAATCCCTATTGAAAAAAATACAGACGAGCAACGTCATGAATTACTAATGGCCCGTATTCGCCCATTTATGCTGCGCAGAACTAAAAATCAAGTTGCCAAAGAATTACCGCCCAAAGTTGAAACCACACTTAAAATAGAATTAGTTGGCGCCCAGCGCGATCTCTATGAAACGATTCGTATAAGCATGCAACAGAAAGTTCAGTCAGCAATTGCCAAGTTAGGATTGAAGAGAAGTCATATTATTTTATTAGATGCCTTACTTAAATTAAGGCAAGTATGTTGCGATCCCCGTTTGGTTTCTATCAATGCTGCTGAAGTAGCTCATGAAAGCTCAGCAAAGTTAGACGCTTTAATGACGCTTTTAGATAATTTAATTGCTGAAAAACGGCGCATCTTAGTTTTCTCGCAATTTACTTCCATGATTGAACTGATTGAAGAAAAATTAGTAAATCGTTCTTATGACTATCTTAAATTAACTGGGCAGACAATAAATCGCTTAGAGCTTGTTAATAAATTTCAGGAAGGACATGTCCCTATCTTTTTAATTAGTCTTAAAGCAGGCGGTGTAGGATTAAATTTAACCCAAGCAGACACAGTGATTCATTATGATCCCTGGTGGAACCCTGCAGTAGAAAATCAAGCAACCGATAGAAGTCATCGTATTGGACAGAAAAACACGGTGTTTGTTTATAAGTTAATTACCGTAGGTACGGTCGAAGAAGTCATAGTAGCCATACAAAATAAGAAAAAACATCTTTTTGAAGGCATTTTAAATGAAAAATTGAGTGGACTTAGTTCAATTACCGAGCAAGATATCGAACAGTTCTTTTTACCGCTTAAAGATTAATCACTTGAAATTTAAAAAATTCGGCATAATTTGCAAAGTACACATTACTAGCTTATCCTTTTTAAGGATAACTTGTATGGAGAGAAATGATGAGCCAATGGAAATCGTTAATTGCGATTATGGTAATGGCGCTGCTTATGCCACTGATTACGATAGCTGCACAAACCCCTGCGGGGAATTGGACAACTATCGATGATAAAACGGGACAAAAAAGAGCGGTGATTAGGTTATCTGTCTCAGGTAATACATTGAATGGAACAATTGTTAAGGTTTACCCACAACCTGGTGATAGTGGCACATGCAAAAATTGTCCAGGTGGTTTCAAAAATAAACCTATTTTAGGTTTGCGTTTTCTCTGGGGTTTAAAAGACAAGGGCAATGGCGTTTGGGAAGATGGTCAAATTTTAGATCCTAAATCAGGTAAAATATACCGTGCTAAAATAACCGTGCAAGGTAATAAGCTATATGTACGGGGTTATGTAGGTATTTCTGCCCTAGGCCGTACGCAAGTCTGGGTTAGATAAGGTTTTAAAAAAGTTTCGCCTAATTAACTAAAGACACACAAAGAGTGTGTCTTTTTTTTTGTTCAGCATTACAATAGAGTTAAGTTTGAAAAAACAAATATAACGTTTTGTTGTAGAATGTAGGACATTGCGAACGTTCGAAGCAGCATAAAGCAATGTTAGGATAAGGGCAAACTCACGTTAATTAAATAAATTAGAAAATTATGGCCGAAGCATTAGCACGAAAAAACAAGCAAACAATTGATCCTTTAAAAAGACCTCCGCATTCTGCAGAAGCAGAACAGTCAATCATTGGTGGCCTCATGCTTGATAATCAAGCTTGGGATAAAGTAAATACAAAATTATGTGAAGCAGATTTTTATCGTACTGAACATCGAACCTTGTTTCGCGCTATTGTTGACCTAGCTCGCAAAAGCCAGCCATTTGATGTTGTGACCTTACTTGATACCTTAAAAACGAGTAATGAACTTGATCAAGCAGGCGGCGAGACGTATCTATTTGAACTAGCTAGCAACACCCCAAGTGTGGCTAATATTTCTGCTTATGCAGACATAGTGCGTGAAAAATCTGTACAACGACAGTTAATCGGTGTAGCAAGTGATATTGCGGATGCTGCCTATAATCCTGCGGGCCGCGAAGTGACTGAGCTACTAGATCTTGCCGAAACCAAAGTATTTGCTATTGCTGAGCAAACAGGGGGTGATGGGGGACCTGAAAGTATTAAGTCCATTTTAGTGAGAACCGTTGAAAGAATAGATGCGCTTTATCATAATGGTGACGCAATTACAGGCCTAGCTACCGGTTTAACTGACTTAGATGAATTAACCTCAGGATTACAGCCTTCTGATTTAATTATTGTTGCCGGTCGGCCATCTATGGGTAAAACAACCCTGGTTATGAATATGGCTGAACATGCTGCTATCCGGGGTGGAAAGCCCGTCTTAGTTTTTTCAATGGAAATGCCCTCAGATTCACTTGCTATGCGTATGATGTCTTCTTTAGGCCGCATTGATCAACATAGACTTCGCACCGGAAAATTAACAGACGATGACTGGCCGCGCGTGACTTCAGCGGTGCATATGTTATCTGAAGCCCCCTTATTCATGGATGATACACCAGGCTTAAGCCCGGCTGAGATGCGGGCAAGAGCAAGAAGAACAGCGAAAGAGTATGGGCAACTAGGCCTTATTGTTGTGGATTATTTACAGCTCATGAAGGTGCCAGGTTTTAAAGCTGAAAATCGCACAGCAGAAATCTCAGAAATATCACGAAGTCTTAAATCCCTCGCTAAAGAATTAAAAGTACCCGTAGTGGCTCTGTCGCAGTTAAACCGTAGTTTAGAGCAAAGACATGATAAACGGCCTGTTATGTCAGATTTACGGGAATCAGGTGCAATCGAGCAAGATGCCGATGTGATTTGCTTTATTTATAGAGATGAAGTTTATAATGAGGATAGTCCTGAAAAAGGCATGGCTGAAATCATTATTGCAAAACAGCGTAATGGTCCCATTGGCAGAGTTAAAGTCGCCTTCCTAGGTAAATATACACGCTTTGAAGATTTGGCCTTTAATGGTTATCAGGAGTAATTACCGGTGACTAGGCCAACCTATGTGCAAATTGATAAAGAAGCATTACTGCATAATTTAGCCGAGATAAAACACTATGCGCCAGGAAAAAAAATAATAGCAATGGTTAAAGCAAATGCCTATGGCTGTGGGCTACAAGCCGTAGTGCCTGTTTTGGATGGCCAGGTTTATGCGTTTGGAGTAGCGTGTGCGGAAGAGGCAATTGCTATACGTAAACTTGGCATAGCCAGTGAATGCATTTTATTTCAAGGTATTTTTAGTGCGGATGAATTAATAGCAGTAAGCCAATATCGGCTGCAATGCGTTATCCATCAAGCTCAACAATTACAATGGTTATTGGCTAATCCTCAACCGCATAAAATCAAGGTTTGGGTTAAAATCAATACAGGTATGCATCGTTTAGGTTTCGCACCAGAACAAGTTTATAGTGTAGTAGAGGCTTTGCAAAATTGCCCTTGGGTGGACGCTGAAATTGGTGTAATGACCCATTTGGCTTGCGCTGATGAACCAACTAATCCTGTTAATCAAGTACAACTCGCTCGTTACCATAAACTTAAATTACCCGCAGGTAAATTTATTAAGAGCATTGCTAATTCAGCTGCCATTATTGCAATTCCTGAGGCACAAGCGGAAGTTGTAAGGCCTGGGATCATGTTATATGGGGTTTCTCCATTCCTTGATAAGTCTGCAGCACAATTAGGTTTAAAACCTGTTTTGACTTTTGTTTCTGCAATTAGTGCCATCCATCACTACCCTGCAGGTGTCCCTATTGGTTATGGTGGTATTTGGCGAACTAAGAGGCCATCTATCATTGGTGTGGTTGCTGTAGGCTATGGTGATGGCTTTCCACGTCATATTAGTTCTGAGGCTCATGTTTGGATTAATGGGTTTGTTGCACCTATTGTTGGCCGAGTTTCTATGGACATCTTAACGATTGATTTAACAGATTATCCTCATGCTAAAATTGGGGACGCTGTTGAGCTTTGGGGGAAAAATATTCCTGTAGAATCAGTAGCTAAATCAGCTAATACCATTCCTTATGAATTACTCTGTCAGTTATCTCCGCGTGTACATCACAATTACAAGCTAAATTGTGGATAATATCTAACCTTGATGGTAGAATACAAACCGATTTCAAACGTTATACAGGTGAAATTGCATGAAAAAAATAGTATTAGCAACACTTGCAACCTCGGTTTTTTTGTCAAGCTGTGCTCAGATTAATAATGAAGGCGTTGGCTCATTGACAGGTGGCGTTGTTGGTGGTCTGATTGGTAGTCAATTTGGAGGCGGTTCTGGAAAAGTAGCAGCTGCTGCGGGTGGCGCATTATTAGGGGCCTATTTAGGTGGTAATATTGGCCGTACTATGGATAGATTAGATCGCTTAGAAATGCAAAAAGCATTAGAAACTGCGCCAACAGGTAGACCTGTAACTTGGAGAAATCCAGACAGTGGCAACAGCTATACAGTGAAACCAACACGTACTTATTATACTAACCAACAGCCTTGCCGTGAATATACAACGCGCGCAATCATTGGCGGTAAATCACAAGAAGTCTATGGTAAAGCATGCCGTCAAGCAGATGGTGCATGGCGTGTGGTGCAATAATTTAATCTTTTTTGAGTATCAATTATTTAATAATTGATACTCCTATCTAAATTTCTTCTTGGCTCATTTCACATATAATATTCATCAACTATACTTGTTAATAAATCGGATTTGTTAAGGTGATGCCATGGCTAATCTCATTTATTCCATTCTCCCAGATCCAAGACGTCCAGTTGTCTATATAGAGCCTTCCTTTACCGTCATGGATTGTGTCAATTTAATGGTCACTAAAGACATTGGGGCATTAGTTGTTCATGACAGAACTGAGCTACTGGGCTTAGTAAGTGAACGTGATGTGGTGCGCTCATGCGTACACCTTGGCCTAGATCCTAATCAAGCCACAGCGGGTGACATTGTTTATAAAGAGGTCAGTATATTAGATATCAATGATACCGTTGAAGATGCGATGGAAATAATAACGTTTACTAAGCGTCGTCATGTTTTGATTAATGAAGATAATAAGCTGGTAGCTATTATTTCTATCGGAGATATTTTGTTTTCATTAATTGAGGACAAGACACGCTTGATAGAACATTTAGAATCTTATATCCATTCATAGTGTCTAGAAAGATAGGTTACTTTACTAACTTATTGTTTTGCATAAAATACAATTGAGGATATCACCAGTCCCATCCCAAAAAATTGTATGTTAGTTAATTGCTCACCTAACAATAACCAAGCAAAAATGACAGTGCCAATTGGCATAACTGCTGTGGATAAAGACGCCATAATACCATCTACCCGTTGCGAGCCAAAATACCAAAAAATATAAAATAAACTAGTACTAATTCCAAGGCTACTTAAAATTAACCAATGGTTAGCGCTAATATTAGGTATATGTGTAATTTCAAATAGGGAAAAAGGTAATAAAACAATGGCATTAATACCATTCATAACGGCAGAAATTAAAAACACTGGCAGGCG
Proteins encoded in this window:
- a CDS encoding CBS domain-containing protein, with amino-acid sequence MANLIYSILPDPRRPVVYIEPSFTVMDCVNLMVTKDIGALVVHDRTELLGLVSERDVVRSCVHLGLDPNQATAGDIVYKEVSILDINDTVEDAMEIITFTKRRHVLINEDNKLVAIISIGDILFSLIEDKTRLIEHLESYIHS
- a CDS encoding outer membrane protein, whose amino-acid sequence is MKIAFFSSALLFATTAMSATPINGWYSSIFSGTNYLFDNLSVHKYGLAFTDASYEFGYEVGGRLGLQANQIRYEGELTYLNADLRRFYVNDIRQTHASGNTDAIFAMANAYYDFPDMVEAISPFLGVGIGYGWIKGSLSSRNFYYPTYSYSTTYPAYTYYRNSSNVFAYQATFGFTYNFEENYALNIAYRYIGTNRVDALGKVFQANLATVGVIYRFNEHIYK
- the dnaB gene encoding replicative DNA helicase; this translates as MAEALARKNKQTIDPLKRPPHSAEAEQSIIGGLMLDNQAWDKVNTKLCEADFYRTEHRTLFRAIVDLARKSQPFDVVTLLDTLKTSNELDQAGGETYLFELASNTPSVANISAYADIVREKSVQRQLIGVASDIADAAYNPAGREVTELLDLAETKVFAIAEQTGGDGGPESIKSILVRTVERIDALYHNGDAITGLATGLTDLDELTSGLQPSDLIIVAGRPSMGKTTLVMNMAEHAAIRGGKPVLVFSMEMPSDSLAMRMMSSLGRIDQHRLRTGKLTDDDWPRVTSAVHMLSEAPLFMDDTPGLSPAEMRARARRTAKEYGQLGLIVVDYLQLMKVPGFKAENRTAEISEISRSLKSLAKELKVPVVALSQLNRSLEQRHDKRPVMSDLRESGAIEQDADVICFIYRDEVYNEDSPEKGMAEIIIAKQRNGPIGRVKVAFLGKYTRFEDLAFNGYQE
- a CDS encoding NAD+ synthase, which codes for MAKQLNVLMAQINPTVAAIDANTDKVISIILHYQEEHDIIVFPELIISGYPAEDLLLRPEFHAQIAKALDKIASVVNDCYVILGHPTLQGNRCFNSASIYFRGERFAIYHKQALPNYGVFDEIRYFVSGQSKPCIVTIEGYQVGLCICEDVWLKQPVDELITAGADTIICINASPFEYNKYQLREDLIREHVKKGAPLLYVNAVGGQDELVFDGQSFAMDETGKVCARAAAFKEEFTTVTLHEKKLTGPITPLLDLNELIYKALICGTKDYVEKNNFPGVLLGLSGGIDSALTLAIAVDALGPNRVQAVMMPSRYTAEMSNTDAQLQIEALGIKSELLPIESVFESILTTLEPTFAGLPKDITEENIQARIRGLFLMALSNKKGNLVLTTSNKSETAVGYATLYGDMAGGFAVLKDVLKTQVYALAHYRNQLSPVIPERVLTRAPSAELVTNQTDQDSLPDYPILDAIITAYMENNLDTEALITKGYDTEVVRKVIRLIKRNEYKRRQAPPGIKISSRAFGRDWRFPITSGFK
- the alr gene encoding alanine racemase, whose product is MTRPTYVQIDKEALLHNLAEIKHYAPGKKIIAMVKANAYGCGLQAVVPVLDGQVYAFGVACAEEAIAIRKLGIASECILFQGIFSADELIAVSQYRLQCVIHQAQQLQWLLANPQPHKIKVWVKINTGMHRLGFAPEQVYSVVEALQNCPWVDAEIGVMTHLACADEPTNPVNQVQLARYHKLKLPAGKFIKSIANSAAIIAIPEAQAEVVRPGIMLYGVSPFLDKSAAQLGLKPVLTFVSAISAIHHYPAGVPIGYGGIWRTKRPSIIGVVAVGYGDGFPRHISSEAHVWINGFVAPIVGRVSMDILTIDLTDYPHAKIGDAVELWGKNIPVESVAKSANTIPYELLCQLSPRVHHNYKLNCG
- a CDS encoding RT0821/Lpp0805 family surface protein; this encodes MKKIVLATLATSVFLSSCAQINNEGVGSLTGGVVGGLIGSQFGGGSGKVAAAAGGALLGAYLGGNIGRTMDRLDRLEMQKALETAPTGRPVTWRNPDSGNSYTVKPTRTYYTNQQPCREYTTRAIIGGKSQEVYGKACRQADGAWRVVQ
- a CDS encoding DUF2147 domain-containing protein — translated: MSQWKSLIAIMVMALLMPLITIAAQTPAGNWTTIDDKTGQKRAVIRLSVSGNTLNGTIVKVYPQPGDSGTCKNCPGGFKNKPILGLRFLWGLKDKGNGVWEDGQILDPKSGKIYRAKITVQGNKLYVRGYVGISALGRTQVWVR
- a CDS encoding DEAD/DEAH box helicase gives rise to the protein MLKDALSRMADVFLPTVLMHGLDYQKKGFVLNIRLSEGLLKARVKDPSSQIYDVHIDLKIWPKQPARCSCQAKNCKHAAASLFALQAKEKIEMKVIKPAVHAENLPFGQQLSFINNHNKKAISATHDVVYLLETELQATRVTAHLALARRLKSGRLSKKIIFHTITESRKQFFTELDDEIITTLALRNHVHGWFERLIIPTSVLLQKILLTRRAYFKDVNEPVAFKVDDEVTFHWQLDIDGTQHLIIGEKQDLLMPILLDKLWYYNEQEQILAELTTSYQSEHLKWLLSLPPVSIAKAHDVAAAIDKVNSELPKPKIYENKLIKEIKPIPILILDAKELEIDKLDPLGTFDSKNYIITCDLLFDYRGIRISGRENYKQLYYEQGSDLIEINRDFVFEQHTLAYYESLLLKYDSLYSQDIHQFLTNAVVLKDYSYASDIAKLHAELVPILKNKGWFVEFNHDIFAEEFSIDAVKWYSEFQEQGNDFFSYQLGILVEGKPVNIIPLIAKLIPKLKAVNLEELSDEKQVALLLPQQKRLQIPLGRIKPLLRFLLQYVTQFNPLDEQLKINHYQLMLMYETEQAFATTSLRWQEAGAIGQKIKQLMNPAAFKENSIPQGLTVHLRDYQQHGLAWLQSLRRGKFGGVLADDMGLGKTIQTLAHLQLEKEQGRMQQASLIIAPTSIIANWYEEAKRCTPNLRVLVFHGSGRQEENFDDYDLIVSTYSLIQRDKTRFTNYQFYYCILDEAQFIKNARAKVTQIILQIKAHQRLCLSGTPLENHLGELWSLFHFLIPGLLGDGKYFRKFFRIPIEKNTDEQRHELLMARIRPFMLRRTKNQVAKELPPKVETTLKIELVGAQRDLYETIRISMQQKVQSAIAKLGLKRSHIILLDALLKLRQVCCDPRLVSINAAEVAHESSAKLDALMTLLDNLIAEKRRILVFSQFTSMIELIEEKLVNRSYDYLKLTGQTINRLELVNKFQEGHVPIFLISLKAGGVGLNLTQADTVIHYDPWWNPAVENQATDRSHRIGQKNTVFVYKLITVGTVEEVIVAIQNKKKHLFEGILNEKLSGLSSITEQDIEQFFLPLKD